In Cupriavidus sp. EM10, the genomic window GCGAGCCGGCCGGCCCCCAGGCCCCTAGCGCCAGCCACCCCCAGCTAACCCCAGGAAACCGCCCGCATGACCCGTTCCACGAAGATCGTTGCCACGATTGGCCCCGCGTCCAGCTCCCTGGAAGTGCTGACCCGCATGATCGGGGCCGGTGTCGACGTGGTGCGCCTGAACTTCTCGCACGGCACCGCGCAGGACCATATCGACCGGGCCGCGCTGGTGCGCGAGGCGGCCACGGCCTGCGGCCGCGAGGTGGCCATCATGGCCGACCTGCAGGGGCCCAAGATCCGCGTCGGCAAGTTCGAGAACGGCAAGGTCACGCTGAAGACCGGTGATGCGTTCGTGCTGGACTCGACCTGCGAGATCGGCACCCAGGACCGCGTGGGGCTGGACTACAAGGACCTGCCGCGCGATGTGGGCCCGGGCGACGTGCTGCTGCTCAACGACGGCCTGATCGTGCTGGTGGTGGACCGCGTGATCGGCACCGAGATCTTCACCACGGTGCGCGTGGGCGGCGACCTGTCGAACAACAAGGGCATCAACCGCCAGGGTGGCGGGCTGTCCGCGCCGGCGCTGACGGCCAAGGACATGGAGGACATCAAGACCGCCATGGCCCTGCACGCCGACTATGTGGCCGTGAGCTTCCCGAAAAACGCCACCGACATGGAAATGGCGCGCCAGCTGGCCAACGTGGCCGGCCAGCCGCACAACCACAAGGCACGCATGATCGCCAAGATCGAGCGCGCCGAGGCCATCCGCCCGGGCGTGCTCGAAGAGATCCTGAACGCGTCGGACGGCATCATGGTGGCCCGTGGCGACCTGGCCGTGGAAGTGGGCAACGCGGCCGTGCCGGCGCTGCAGAAGCGCATGATCCGCCTGGCCCGTGAAGCGAACAAGCTGACGATCACGGCCACCCAGATGATGGAAAGCATGATCGTCAACCCGGTGCCGACCCGCGCCGAGGTGTCCGACGTGGCCAACGCCGTGCTGGACGGCACCGACGCCGTGATGACGTCGGCCGAGACCGCCGCCGGCCGGTATCCGGTGGAAACCGTCGAGACCATGGCCGCGATCTGCCTGGAAGCGGAAAAGTCCGAGGTGGTGCAGCTGGACACCGATTTCCTGAACCAGACGTTCTCGCGCATCGACCAGTCGATTGCCATGGGTGCGCTGTTCACGGCCTATCATCTAGGCGTGAAGGCCATTGCCGCGCTGACCGATTCGGGCGCCACCGCTTTGTGGATGAGCCGTCACCGCATCCATGTGCCGATCTATGCCATGACGCCCAACCTGGCGTCGCAGCGCAAGATGCAGCTGTACCGCAACGTGGTGCCGCTGCCGCTGCAGTCGAGCACCGACCGGGACGAGGCGCTGGAGCAGGCCGAGGAACTGCTGCTGGCGCAGGGCGCCGTGCAGCATGGCGATTTCATCGTGCTGACGATCGGCGAGCCAATGGGCCAGGCCGGCGGCACGAACACGCTGAAGATCGTGAGGGTCGGCAGCAAGTTCAAGTAAAGATTACGTCCGATGTGGTGCGCTGCACGGACGGCGCACCGCGGATGCGCGAACCTGCCCGGCGCTGCATCGAAAAAATACCAGATACCCATTTTCATTCAGGAGTTAGACATGCCACTCGTATCCATGCGCCAGCTGCTGGACCATGCCGCCGAGAACAACTACGGTCTGCCGGCCTTCAACGTGAACAACCTCGAACAGGTCCAGGCCATCATGCAGGCCGCCGACGAGGTCAACGCCCCGGTGATCATGCAAGCCTCGGCAGGCGCGCGCAAATACGCTGGCGAGCACTTCCTGCGTCACCTGATCGAAGCCGCCGTGGAAGCCTACCCGCACATCCCCGTGGTGATGCACCAGGATCACGGCCAGTCGCCGGCGATCTGCAAGGCCGCCATCGACCTGAACTTCTCGTCGGTGATGATGGACGGTTCGCTGAAGGAAGACGGCAAGACGCCGTCGGACTACGAATACAACGTCGACGTGACCCGCAAGGTCGTGCAGATGGCCCACGCGCTGGGCGTGACCGTGGAAGGCGAACTGGGCTGCCTGGGCTCGCTGGAAACCGGTGAAGCCGGCGAGGAAGACGGCATCGGCGCCGAAGGCAAGCTCGACCACTCGATGCTGCTGACCGATCCGGAGCAGGCCGCCGACTTCGTCAAGGCCACCCAGCTGGACGCCCTGGCCATCGCCATCGGCACGTCGCACGGCGCCTACAAGTTCACGCGCAAGCCCACGGGCGACATCCTGGCCATCGGCCGCATCAAGGAAATCCACGCCCGCATCCCGAACACGCACCTGGTGATGCACGGTTCGTCGTCGGTGCCGCAGGAACTGCTGGCCGAGATCCGCCAGTTCGGTGGCGACATGAAGGAAACGTACGGCGTGCCGGTGGAAGAGATCCAGGAAGCCATCAAGTACGGCGTACGCAAGATCAACATCGACACCGACATCCGCCTGGCGATGACCGGCGCGATCCGCCGCTTCTTCGCGGAAAACCCCAGCAAGTTCGACCCGCGCGAATACCTTAAGCCGGCCCGCGAAGCCGCCAAGCAGGTTTGCAAGGCGCGCTACATCGCCTTCGGTTGCGAAGGCCAGGCCAGCAAGATCAAGGCCGTGTCGCTGGCCGACATCGCCGGCCAGTACGCTTCTGGCAAGCTCGCCCAGGTCGTGCAGTAAATCGTTTCGCCGCCCCGCCCGCCCAGCGCGCGGGGCGTTCGTACTTCAGGGGGCTTCGCCAACCGCACGAAGCCCCGCTTGTTTTCAGCCGCAGCCGCTTTCACACCATGTCTGACGCCCTCTACGAATCCTCCATCCAGTCCCTGCCGCTGCTCGGCAAGGGCAAGGTCCGCGACAACTACGCCGTCGGCGACGACAAGCTGCTGATCGTGACGACCGATCGCCTGTCGGCGTTCGACGTGATCATGGGCGAGCCGATTCCGGCCAAGGGCCGCGTGCTGAACCAGATGGCCAATTTCTGGTTCCGCAAGCTGGCGCACATCGTGCCGAACCACGAGACGGGCGTGACGGCGGAAAGCGTGGTGGCGGCCGACGAAGTGGCGCAGGTCAAGGGCCGCGCCGTGGTGGTCAAGCGCCTGAAGCCGATCCTGGTGGAAGCGGTGGTGCGCGGCTACCTGGCCGGCAGCGGCTGGAAGGATTACCAGGCCACGGGCAAGGTATGCGGCATCGAACTGCCGGCCGGCCTGCAGAACGCGCAGAAGCTGCCCGAGCCGATCTTCACGCCGGCGGCCAAGGCCGAGATGGGCGAGCACGACGAGAACATTTCGTTCGACGAGGTGGTGCAGCGCATTGGCCGCGAACTGGCCGAGAAGATGCGCGATATCTCGATCCGCCTGTACAAGGAAGCGTCCGAGTACGCGGCCACGCGCGGCATCATCATCGCCGACACCAAGTTCGAATTCGGCCTGGACGAAGACGGCACGCTGACGCTGATGGACGAGGTGCTGACCGCCGATTCGTCGCGCTTCTGGCCGGCGGACTCGTACCAGGTGGGCACCAACCCGCCGTCGTTCGACAAGCAGTTCGTGCGCGACTGGCTGGAAGCCGTGCGCATCGACGGCAAGCCGTGGCCGAAGACCGCGCCGGCGCCGAAGCTGCCCGAGGACGTGGTGCAGAAGACCGCCGACAAGTACAAGGAAGCACTGACCCGCCTGACCGGCGAGCAGCTGCAGTAAGGCGGAAGGGA contains:
- the pyk gene encoding pyruvate kinase — protein: MTRSTKIVATIGPASSSLEVLTRMIGAGVDVVRLNFSHGTAQDHIDRAALVREAATACGREVAIMADLQGPKIRVGKFENGKVTLKTGDAFVLDSTCEIGTQDRVGLDYKDLPRDVGPGDVLLLNDGLIVLVVDRVIGTEIFTTVRVGGDLSNNKGINRQGGGLSAPALTAKDMEDIKTAMALHADYVAVSFPKNATDMEMARQLANVAGQPHNHKARMIAKIERAEAIRPGVLEEILNASDGIMVARGDLAVEVGNAAVPALQKRMIRLAREANKLTITATQMMESMIVNPVPTRAEVSDVANAVLDGTDAVMTSAETAAGRYPVETVETMAAICLEAEKSEVVQLDTDFLNQTFSRIDQSIAMGALFTAYHLGVKAIAALTDSGATALWMSRHRIHVPIYAMTPNLASQRKMQLYRNVVPLPLQSSTDRDEALEQAEELLLAQGAVQHGDFIVLTIGEPMGQAGGTNTLKIVRVGSKFK
- the fba gene encoding class II fructose-bisphosphate aldolase (catalyzes the reversible aldol condensation of dihydroxyacetonephosphate and glyceraldehyde 3-phosphate in the Calvin cycle, glycolysis, and/or gluconeogenesis), giving the protein MPLVSMRQLLDHAAENNYGLPAFNVNNLEQVQAIMQAADEVNAPVIMQASAGARKYAGEHFLRHLIEAAVEAYPHIPVVMHQDHGQSPAICKAAIDLNFSSVMMDGSLKEDGKTPSDYEYNVDVTRKVVQMAHALGVTVEGELGCLGSLETGEAGEEDGIGAEGKLDHSMLLTDPEQAADFVKATQLDALAIAIGTSHGAYKFTRKPTGDILAIGRIKEIHARIPNTHLVMHGSSSVPQELLAEIRQFGGDMKETYGVPVEEIQEAIKYGVRKINIDTDIRLAMTGAIRRFFAENPSKFDPREYLKPAREAAKQVCKARYIAFGCEGQASKIKAVSLADIAGQYASGKLAQVVQ
- a CDS encoding phosphoribosylaminoimidazolesuccinocarboxamide synthase; this translates as MSDALYESSIQSLPLLGKGKVRDNYAVGDDKLLIVTTDRLSAFDVIMGEPIPAKGRVLNQMANFWFRKLAHIVPNHETGVTAESVVAADEVAQVKGRAVVVKRLKPILVEAVVRGYLAGSGWKDYQATGKVCGIELPAGLQNAQKLPEPIFTPAAKAEMGEHDENISFDEVVQRIGRELAEKMRDISIRLYKEASEYAATRGIIIADTKFEFGLDEDGTLTLMDEVLTADSSRFWPADSYQVGTNPPSFDKQFVRDWLEAVRIDGKPWPKTAPAPKLPEDVVQKTADKYKEALTRLTGEQLQ